The genomic interval TGTTGTGGGCGTTAGGGCCCATATGAAGAAAGCCTTGGTCATCGTTGGTGCTGATTAGCCCTAACAAACGCGTAAACACGGGTCGCACAAAGCTGCGCCGCTTCGCTCTGCATCTTTGTGCGCCCGGTTATGCGAAACGTTATGTGTACGAGAGATTATGAGCAAAGAAGTGAAAATTACACTCACTGAAGATGAAGCGTGGGTGCTCTTCGAGTTAACCCGAAGGTTCAGTGACAGCAGTAAACTCAGCATTGAAGATCAGGCTGAGGAACGAGCACTCTGGAATCTATGCTGTATCTTCGAAAAAAGCTTGCATCAGGAATCAGAAGTTGGATACAACGAGTTCATTGCACAGTGCCGAGAAAGGCTCCGTGATGAATGACCGTAAGCAAAACATAACAAGCGCATGTTGTCACCCCTACGGGGCTGGGACCTCCGTTCCGTCAGCCCCATGGCACGGTGTTATGTGCCTCTAAGGAGAATAAGGTTGGACACCAAAGTAATATACGTTGAAAGAGATAAGCGAGTTATAGTCAAATCTGGTGTACAGACAATTAAGTGCAGGAATACTTAATGAATCAACAGCCCAATAATCCTTTACATGGTTTGTCATTGGAAAAAATTTTAACGCGTCTGGTTGAACATTTTGGCTGGGATGGTCTTTATGAGCAAATTCGTATTAACTGTTTTTCGAATGATCCCTCAATCAAATCTTCGCTTAAATTTTTACGCAAAACTCAGTGGGCAAGAGATAAAGTTGAAGCATTGTACATTCGAACTTTTAGTTAGTTGATATAGTTTGCCAAAACGCATAACAAGGCGCAGCAATTCGCACACTTTGTATGCCGGACCTCCACAAGCTACGCTTGTTCCGGCCGTTGTGCGCGCCTTAGAATTGTTTCCTCACTTTGTAAGTGAGCATTCTGTGACACTGACAAATCCGTGACGGGTACATAGGTAAAATCAGGTGTCATTCAACGTCAGTCGTTGGGTGTCAGGTAATCAGGAGTTGGCTCAGTCTAGTGGCAATTGTGATTTGAAGTTCAGCAGTTTCCCGGTCATGCCAATTCTAACAATACAAAGCTGCGGACCACTGTCGTGCCCGCAGTTTTAGGCGTTAGCCCTCAGAAGGAAACCATGCATAAACTACATATAGCATTGATATTGATAATCCTTACGCTATTTCTTTCTTCGTGTAGTCAAGAGGAATTAAGTGAAAGATTTATCCCAAAAGAAGAGTCCAGCTTTGCTAAAGATTACTTATCGAAGTTACGAGGAAGAGATTTTACTTATGTCAAAGGTTTCCTGAGCCCAGAGTTAGATGCTCAAGTTACTGATGAGCTTCTAGAACAAATGGCAGCATATTTTAGAGATGGTGAACCGCTCTCAGTAAAAATAATTGGCTCACAGGTCAATGTGTTTAGTGGGCAATGGCAAGGTAACTTCACTTTTGAATATCAGTTCGAAAGCGGTTGGAACCTCGCAAATACTGTACTTAAGAAAACTGATAGCGGCTATCAAGTTATAGGCATCCACGTATACCAAACTGAAGCGTCCCAAAAGGAACTAAACGCTTTTGGTTTATCTTCAAAATCAGGGTTGCAGTATTTAGTGCTGTGTTTAGCTGTTTTAGTGCCGCTTTTTATTCTCTTCACTTTAATTGTATGTATTCGCACGCCTATTCAACGAAAAAAATGGCTGTGGATTATCTTTGTTCTTTTTGGGTTCGGGGCTATCCAGGTAAATTGGACAAATGGCGCATATGCTTTTCAATTGATAAGCGTTCATCTTTTCGGTGCGTCGGCAACTGCTGCTGGCCCAGGCGCCCCATGGATTGTGTCTGCTTCAGTTCCACTAGGAGCGCTGGTGTTTTGGTTGCGGCGCAAATCTTTGATCGAAAGGGCTAACAAATCAAGCCAGCAGGACGCCAGCGATGCTGGTGCCTCTGCTTGAAGCGTGTGTGCCAGGCATGGCAATTAACTAGAGAGGTGCAAGTCCTCTTGCCGGGTTTTCGTAGAGCCGAAGGCTAGGAAAAGGGCAAGAGCAAACTCGTGAGGGAATGTCTGAAGGAAGCCTAATCCAAAATCGTGTGGCGATGAAAAAGAACCTAATATGAGGTGTGACGTAAGTGAGACGAGTGGGCACGTAACTGCGAAGTCTTCCATCTGCGATTGGCTTACGTTTTATAAATTAGGCGTACATGCGAGGAAAGTTAATTGTCTTACCCTGGGAGATCTCTTGTAGCTGCGCTGGGAATCTGCTTGCAGATGAAAACCGCTGAGGATAAAGCAATTTATCCCGATCGCTCAAGAGAAGTCAGCAGAAGGCATAGTACCGGTGATTACTCGGCCGATTAAATCGGAAGTGCATGTCTAAGGGAAGGCCCGAACGGTACCCGCTGAGATGCGGGTTTGAATGAAGAGAGTCGTTGTTTAAGAGTGAATATGAATAGTGCATCTGAGCTAGATGAAATTCGTGTTGGACAATTAAAAGAGGACGCTCCGGTTCATGATATTCAGTTAATGGAGAAGGTCGTAGAGGCGTTTAATCTACGCTGTGCTCTCCATAAAGTGCAATAAAGGCAAGCGCGGGTATAGACGGGCAAGACCGTGGACGACCTGCCAGCGTATTTAAAACAGCACTGGCCTGGCATTAAATCACAGCTCCTTGATGGCACCTACCAACCGAAGGCGGTGAAGTAAGTCATGATACCGAAACCGGGTGTTCGTACGTCCTCTTGCTGAAACGCTAGAAAATATAGGGGTTAAGGTTTGGTATGATGAATTTACCCTAAAGGTTGGAGATAGCTTGAGAAAAAGTATTGATCAAGGTCTGGTTCGATCTCGTTTTGGTACTGTTATTCTATCGTCGGCTTTTTGTTCAAAAAACTGGACTCAGTATGAGCTAGACTCAATGGTTGCTAGAGAAATGAATGGCCACAAAATGATACTGCCGATATGGCACAAAATAACTAAAACTGAAGTAATCAACTTCAGTCCTGCTATCGCGGATAAAGTGGCTTTAAATACGTCTTTGCAAAGTATTGAAGAAATAGCCGGAGAACTGGCGGAAGTGATTTTGGCTTCAAAGGCATAACAAAGCGCTGCTATCGGACAAATTTTCTGCTGCTCTCCAAATTTGCCGCAGAGCGCGGCGTTAGCTTTCAAGGAGAGTTTAGTGGGTACAGCAGAAGCTTCTAATAATCTTTGGGGTAATAAGCTTTACCAGCAAAGAGCGCGGGAAGCATTCCCTTTCCTTGTGAGGCAGGCGCTCATAGGGGAACCTATATATTATTCAGATTTAGCTGAAGAAATGGGAATGCCAAATGAACGTAACTTAAATTATGTTCTAGGGTGCATAGGAACCACTATCCTTGAGTTATCGAAACAGAAAAATGAAGATATACCGCCGATTCAATGCTTGGTTATAAACAAAGCAACTAAATTACCAGGTGAGGGGTTTGGTTGGTTTATCTCTGAAGCTGATTTCAAAAAACTAGATACAAAGCAAAAGCGCCTTGTTGTTAATGGGCAACTTTCTAAAATTTATTCCTATCCCCGGTGGTTAAAACTATTAGATGAATTGGGTTTAAACCCACCCAATTTTCCAGTGCCTATTATGCAAAAATCAATGGGCGCTGGAGGCGAAGGCGAGGCGCACAAGAAATTAAAGGAATTTATCGCGAATAATCCTACTGTAGTTGGTCTACCTCTAAGCTGTCCCAAGGGCGAAGCCGAGTTTAATTTACACTCTGGTGACTCAGTGGATGTCGTGTTTTCATGGCGTAACGAAATTATTGCTGTCGAAGTAAAATCCTTTATTTCTGATGTAGGTGATATTCATCGGGGCCTATATCAATGTGTTAAATATCAAGCAGTTCTTGAGGCTATGCTTGGCATACAAGGTAAGCCGAAGAATGTCAGAACACTTTTGTTATTGGAAGGTAATTTCCCAAAAGAGCTTGTAAGCACTAAGAACATGCTTGGAATTGATGTCTTATCCAATATCACAGTCAAAAGCTAACAAGCGCATGTTGTCGGACTGGTTTTCCGCTGCGCTCCAAACCAGCCGCAAATGCGGGCTGTAGCCAAATATGAGCATGAGCAAAGTTTTCTTATTCTTAATATTATCGAGTTTCTCTATGGGAATATTCTCTACGGAGTCAAGAGAGCAAGAGTTTTGGAATTGGTTTTCTACAAACGAGAAAGCCATCTTCACGTTTGAAAATGACCAAGAAAAAGTCTTGGACACCATATCTGACAACCTATCTAAGTATCGGGAAGGCTTGGTCTTTGAGATATCTCAGATCTCCGACGGAATAAGTGCAGACGGTATATCCGAGCTGTTTCCTGATGTTGAAGCCTTAAGCCAAGCGGCTCCAAATTTTGAT from Gynuella sunshinyii YC6258 carries:
- a CDS encoding VF530 family DNA-binding protein codes for the protein MNQQPNNPLHGLSLEKILTRLVEHFGWDGLYEQIRINCFSNDPSIKSSLKFLRKTQWARDKVEALYIRTFS
- a CDS encoding toll/interleukin-1 receptor domain-containing protein, whose product is MFVRPLAETLENIGVKVWYDEFTLKVGDSLRKSIDQGLVRSRFGTVILSSAFCSKNWTQYELDSMVAREMNGHKMILPIWHKITKTEVINFSPAIADKVALNTSLQSIEEIAGELAEVILASKA